Within Telopea speciosissima isolate NSW1024214 ecotype Mountain lineage chromosome 8, Tspe_v1, whole genome shotgun sequence, the genomic segment gatacaaatggatggttgaaaattcgaattcgatctgTATCCAAATCCATCATAAttcatttagaggtatccatatttaaccaaaaaatatttgaatctgatcacatccgatccgtatccaaatcgaattcgatctgtttacatccctacaagAGAGGAGTAAGAGTGTAAGACTGTAAAGTATATTAGTCTTAAGGTCTTATTTTGGTAGGAATATAGTCTTACTGtcaaaagaacaaaataaaataataaactaaaccaaacttttttttttgttggggtaGAAAAACTAAACTAAATTTGCGTGTGTGACTTTGGTGGTCTGCGTCGAGGAattgagggagagagaagaatcaCTCATTATCCACGCTTTTCTTTTTACTGTAACAGCCTCAGAGGCACAGATGCAGAACGAGCGATAAGGGAAGTGGGGCCTTGGGATTCCTCTCAGTGTCGTCATTAATGAATTAAAGTACTTGGACGACAAAACCGCTTTTTTTGTATCGTCTCTGAAGTTTTTTGGTTTGTATCTCTATCTCTCAATTTCTTTGTTGCGCTGCTGAAGAGGGAGTCTCCATCAGTCTCTAGATTTTGCAGGTAATTTCTTTCATGCGATCGATCTTCTTCGGCAAAAAACTTCACTGCAAGTGCTGCCGTTTATTTCTTCTTAATCGTTAGCTGCTTTATTGCGCaattgtattttatttcttctgtttttgtttttttttgttttggatgaaGTTTCGTGTGGAGCTTGATTATTGTCTTTCATGTTCTCAGTGCTAGAAATCACTTTTCGTTCCTGTTGTTGACTTTGTGGGAATTTTTGGGTGTCAATTGGAGATGTTGGTATGTGGATTGCTCTTGTTTGGATCCTCGGATATGGAGGTGTACTTTGTTTGGATTTCTGGGGGCGTTCCGAAGCGGATTAGGAGAAGCTTAGGGTTTACGTCTGATTGATCGAAGTTAATGATCTTCAACTCGAATCGGGGTTTAGATTCCGTGTCTAGGGTTTCTGTTACTTTTGGGTTCTGTTGTTTGTTTGGTAAAGTAAGGTTTACTGAATTTTTGGGGTCAAATATCGATGGAGGCCAAAATTGGGGCTGAAGGTCGTCATTTTTACCATCCGGCTTCGTCCAACTTTGTGTTAAAGGACAAGGATTTGATGGGGGTTGGGAAAACTGGTTTTGAATGGGATTTAAATGATTGGAAATGGGATGGAGATCTTTTCATTGCTAGTCCGCTGAATTCTGCCCCGTCCGATTGCAATAGCAGACAATTGTTCCCAGTTAGTTCGGGAATTCCTGAAGCTGGTGGTTTGTCAAATAGTTCATCTTCTTGTTCCGATGACACAAACCCAGAGAGTGAGAGAGGTAAAAGAGAACTGGAAAAGCGGAGGAGAGTTATCATGgttggagatgaagaagaagggtcTCTTACTTTGAAACTTGGTGGGCATGGTTATCCAATCACAGAAGGGGAGGTTGCCAATTATGAGGGAAATAATGGGAAGAAGACCAAATTTCTTGGGGCTTCTTCGAACCGTGCAATTTGTCAGGTGGAGAATTGTGGAGCTGACCTAAGCAATGCCAAGGACTATCACAGACGGCACAAGGTCTGTGAAATACACTCTAAAGCCAGCGGGGCACTTGTAGGGAATGTTATGCAGCGTTTCTGTCAGCAGTGCAGCAGGTAACGTCCAATTGAAGCTTGTTGTGTACTGCTTATTATTTTGTCAATATAACACACGTTGGCCCTATGTTTCTCCTTGTGATGGTGGATGGGCTCATTTCCCATAGTACAGATGGATAGTTTATGCAGCATCCAGAAATCACTTTAGATCTTCAATTCCCGATAAACACCTTTCATTTATGTTCCATTGAATTGTAAATTATGACTAACTGTCGAGTTCTTGCGAGGCCATACTCCTGTTAATCTCAGTGTTCTGAAAGTTTTTTATGtgaagtttgtttttttttgccatTAATACAGTGTGTGGTGTTTTTATTGCGGAGTTATGCTTGCAAAGTGTCTTGGCCATGGTTAAATGCTAATTACTTCACATCTGGGCAGGTTTCATGTTCTTCAAGAATTTGATGAAGGTAAGAGAAGTTGTCGGAGACGTTTGGCCGGCCATAataggaggaggagaaaaacACATCCTGATGCTGTTGTCAATGAAAGTGCCCTGAATGACGATAAGGCTAGTAGTTATCTATTGATGAGTCTACTAAGGATCCTCTCCAATATGCATTGTAAGTATCTCCGCTCATGTTCTTCAATTGTAAAAGTGGCTTCTTTATCAAGATGTTGAGCTGTTGATACTCCCATACAAGCTTCTTTGCCTTTTCACTTGGTTGTTCCCAACTTTATTCTGCTTTGCACTCCTAGTGGTTACTTATTCTGTCGTATGTTTTtgagaaatttcttcttttgccAAGCATGCTTATGAAGTGAGCAAAAGGAGGTTTCAATGTAGATGAAGGATGTTGATTTGATAATGCTTGCTATGCATACAAATATGATAACTTGCTGTCATTCGCTTCATATTGCGCTATGTTCCATCATACTTCCATGTTAATGTTACATGATCAACAATAGTATTCTCGTTCATCAAACCAGCTAATGTCAACAATAGGATTCTCTCTCTTGATCCCTACtgcctcttctttcttttgggattAATGTTCATTGTAGTTGAATACTttcctcattaaaaaaaaaaaagactatgaGGAAATATGGTTAGTTGATCCTGAGTACCTTCTTCCATAGGCTCACCTAATAGTAACCTTGTACTTCCTAGTTGTCCTATCCCGAACATTGACAAACTAATTTGGATGCAAATACTATTCCCAAAATCTggccttctttttcacaaattATAGTGGCCCTTTAACCATATATGCTTTGTTCTCAAAGTACAATGACTCAAATCCACTCCCCCTTTTTTCCTTATTAGGTATGCATATTTGAAGCCTTTTCAATGAAGTGGTGTTCATTTACACCCATCTTTGCCATTCAATGAAGTGGTGTTCATTTATACCCATCATTGctatttcaaaaaatttccTTCTTCAAGTGGTCGACAACAGAAGTGGGAACATGGAAGAGACATGATGCTTATTTTAACTTTTGTAAGGATACTTTCCAGGATCAGTTTTCTCCTTTGGACAGGTAGACCCTCTTCCACCTTGCCAGTTTCTCTCTCGAACCTTCCCCCACTGTTTGTGATTGGGAGATTGGGGCAATCTTTGTTTCTGCTTTTATTTCTGCTTTGAGTCTTATGTAGGCCTACCGCCTATGGCCATTGATTTGATATGGATGAGTCAACTGTTAGTTTTAAGTAGAGGTTagttcctctcctctctcacctTTCTTCTAAAGTATGTTCACGTTACTGTTCATAGTCCTGCAACAACCCcttatcttctcttttttcttattcCCTCTTGTAAGCCCACCACAAGCTTAGAATCTGGCCCTCAAAATTTAATCATTCTTTGCTGTTTTATTCTCCATATGTTGTAGACTATTAAACCGGAATGTTAGCCACATCAGACCTGTTTTGATTGTAATATTTGGATTTCTCTGTTGCTGGTTTGGTTCCTAAATTCCTGCAATTCTGGTTTATTGGGATTTCTGAACCCTAAAAAGTTGTGTAGCAGTTAGTTTGTGTATTCCTCCCCCCTTCCCTGTTTGTTCAAGTGCAGTTCAGCACACTCTTTTTCAATTATTGCCTCATCTCTTCATGACTTGTTCTCTTAACTGGTTGACTGCGATTCCTTTTCTTGTGAAATTGTTTTCCTGTTTTAGATCGTTATTTTAGTTAGTTAATGCTTGTTTTTCATTGGGTTACTCATAGTTCGTGGCTTGATTGGTTTATGGACAAAGGGGATCAAAATAAATGTTGTTCTGAGATTATGCTGCTTATAttgttaatgtagtcctagattggtaggaggtcaactaggagccagacaaccaggatctgttatgaacaggtagTTCggttaggtcaaaataggtgattttggtcaaattagggttagggtttaatgggacctagggtttgaaggtAGGGTTATGCCAAGTTAATGTAGGTGAGTCTTACAGTGGAGGTCTTGTTAAGTTTTAACAAGTCTAGGCCTTTTAATTAGAATTGGCAAGgtaaaaaatagggttttggtgaaattgagtttgatgtatgggtcaagttgaggtaggagagtctatcagtgaaggtcctgagatgttttgatgcaTGGGAGTGTCTAAACTTTAATgggcagcaagttagggttagggtttcgggttttggaaaagaggaaaaaatggatttctagggtttggctggacagaagttaaccaaacttgaatgattttcttaggagggtatgagggataatcggtcagatttgtagactgttctgaagtttgggttgggctgggcagagattagggttttgggttttgatttgagatggAGGGGGGAATTAAGGTTTCAGTGGTTGGGATGGGCAGCATGGGAGATCGAGTTCTCCTTATGGGCAGGGGGTGCTGTGGTTGAAGTTTGATGAAGTTCtaatggctggttaggtctgtgggggggggggatttagggtatttgaaaactgaaaataacaaaggggaaaactagggttggggttgtagaggattcgaaaaagaaggatggggatggggatttCTCAAACTTACTGTAGTAGCATATTactcttggcagcagcttgtttgaggatgaaacttaaataaatatttgatctttaactagaacttcaaagaaatcttcaagtaacttgaaggagagcttcaaaagaaccacctgggcttcacaccgcaaaaTGTCGATTgtatcaaacaccaatcccaccagtctTGGTCACACACAAGACAATCTTCAGCAATGAAGAACAAGTTGCAGAGCAGCAGCTCAAAAGAGAGATTTTTCAAAATGCGAGGTGAGAATAACTCCCCCACCgaatcctttatttataatggccaaAGGCCCAATTCCTATGCAGCCTAGGAGTGTAAATACTCCTAGCCGGCTAACTCTAATATCACCTCCCTTGACTAATTCGTGGGAGGTGTGGacccaaagaaaataaaaattacattaaataaaaaaatggtgacttaagtcacttaaattgaaccattggttcaaaCTAGCTTTggaccagttcaatttaaaacactaaaacatgaaaataaattaagtatagagctaatcccgtatgcaacctatgtacccctactttaggcccataaaagtggcctattacatagaaaacctatgggaccaaaggcccaacatgtatagaacccaaccctagacttattcctaataaaacaagcctattttggtgatgaatctgcatcaattgGTGCCTGCCTGCCTGGGTCATTGTTGAGGTAAAGACAGCATGTTATATGATGAGCATGCCTTAAACTAGATTTTATACAATCAAAAGAATAAATCAATAAGTGCATTAATTCAATGTCTTAGAACCCATCCAGACCTTTGTGTGATCAGATCAGTAATCCTTTTAACCAGATTGTTCGGTTAATTCAGCAGTTGACCAAGTGATTTGGAAGCAGTCAAAATTTTGTTGATTCAGACAGTTAACTGTTTACCTTACCACTTGAACATGTCAATGCAACTGTTGGTGCTCTGTCTTCTGTGGAttaaagagaaagggagaaaaagatgGGTGATCAATTGCTGCTCTGTTTTCTTGggaaaatttgaaataattaaAGACCTTCTTGGTTGAATACGTTTTTAGAAGATGTTTTAAATTCCATGATGAACTTATTGGGGTTGATTTTAACTTGCCTTATTGTTTAGTGTTTCTTGTGGATATTTTTGGGTAATTGTGGGTCTATGCTTCTGATAGTCTGAATTGTTGCACCAAGAGGAAatataaataaagtaaaatgtTCCTTGACTAGTTCTTTGATGTTGCTGGTGCTGTATTGCgcacttgtttttcttttgtgatAGCCATATTATACTGGCAATTGATCACATCTCATACGAATTGCAGCAAACAGCTCAGATCAGGCAAAGGATCAAGATCTTCTGTCTCATCTTTTGAGGAACCTTGCCGGTACACTGGATGGGAGAAACACATCGGGGGTTTCTCAAGATATGGTGAAGGTTGGGACTTCTGCCGGAACATCATCGGAAATAGCACCCAGTTTGCTCATGAATGGGCAAGAAGCTACTGCACATTTGAGTTCCCCCACTAAAATCAATAGAAGTACTTTTGCTCAAGGCTCTCAAAATGGTCATATTGACCAGTATGGTGATAGAGCAATATCTGAGGTGCCACAGAAAAGAACTATTACAGGTGATCATGGTGGAACTCTGCAAACTGTACCTCCTCCAAAACCCAGAACTTTGTTTCCAATAGGAGACAGCCTTCCTGCCAAGGCTGAGGTCCCACAGTCTACTAACGGGAGGATCAAATTAAACAACATTGACCTGAATAATGTCTATAATGAATCACAAGATTGCATAGAAGATTTAGACAGGTCACAGGTTGCTGGACTTAATTGCCCTTCTTGGATGCAGCAGGACTCACATCAGTCAAGCCCACCTCAGACAAGTGGGAATTCAGATACAGTATCTGCTCATTCGCCATCTAGTTCAAGTGGAGATGCTCAGGTATATTGTTGGTAATCAGAGATAAATTGGTCACTCTAAGCTTCATGAGCATGGTGTGTCCTCAATTATTGGCTTATGTTATTTTTTGTCAAGTATGATGACAATTACTTAAGTAAGAGTCATTAAGTTCACAACACTTATTCATgccccccccttctctctctctctagcagATCAAGTTTCAAGATTTCAGTTTCGACTGGGATTTTGACCCTGGTCGAATCCGAAGTATGGCCACTGAAATGGCCTAATGGCGTCAAAATATAGTCCATTttggtgaaaaaataaaaatattgaagACCCCCCTCAATTCACGTGTTTTTTTCCCGACCAGGGTAGAAACCGAATTATGCCTTAGAAATATCGACattttggtcgaaattttgaaccatgatgCAGGCACTCGTAGATGAGAGAGACATAGAGATGCACATGCATGGAATGCGTGTTTGAAGCATGcccatttgaatttgaaataactttgtagagtttttatttttaaattacagAGCCGGACAGATCGGATTGTTTTCAAACTCTTTGGCAAAGACCCAAGTGATTTTCCTCTTGTTTTACGAGCACAGGTACTTTCAGGCCTTAACAATTTGTTTTTAATTGAGAGTGTTctactttccttcttcttttccatttccTGCTTGATGTTAAGTGCTTTAAATTTTGCAGATTCTTGATTGGTTGTCGCACAGTCCTACAGACATAGAGAGTTACATCAGGCCTGGTTGTATTATTCTAACAATTTATCTTCGTATGGCCGAGTCCACATGGGAAGAGGTATGCTTCTTGTGCTTTGATGTCAAGATGTGGAATGGAAAGATTGTCCTATTTGGGAAAGAATActgattttcttgttttattccaAAACACAGATATGCTGTGATCTGAGCTCCACTTTAAGTAGGCTTCTGGATGCCTCTGATGACACTTTCTGGAGAACGGGATGGGTGTATGTCAGGGTCAAGCATCAAATAGCTTTCATCTACAACGGTTTGTTGGGAAATTTTGtttgtctttctcttttttgtttgttttattattaaGGTACCTGATGAGAGGTTGAGGTCTCTGATGCTGTCTCTCTGTGCTGCAGGTCAGGTTGTTCTAGACACATTATTGCCTCTCAGTAGTCACAATTGTTGCAGGATAACTAGCATCATGCCAATTGCAGTTTCCGTGTCGGAGAAAACTCAGTTCATTGTTAAAGGATCTAATTTATCTCGGCCCACAATGAGGTTGTCCACCATCCTTTTTTGAATGTCTCCTGCCTGTTTGCCACCTCTTTCCTCTGGGGAAGATTGTTGTCAGTAcaattttttggtttgttttaaatcttgagtctctctctctctctccctcgctCCCTCTCTTCTTTTGGTTGGGTATCGGGGAAGAGGTTGGTGTGGTTGGTTAGATCAGTGTTTTGAAACCTGGACCAGATGGTTGGACCATGTCCCAGAcatgttttttgttgatttgATTTGGTCAACACAGAGAGTTTCAGGACCCAGACAGAACTGTTCAAACCATTTGGATTTTGGTAAGACTGTCCAAGGTTGACTGCTGAAGCCTTGGTCCACAATTGTGTATGATGACATAACTTGAGATTTTCCCCTAAAATCCATTAGTTCTTGTGACATTTAGAAAAAATGCCACCGCAACATCATTATATagcagtgggacccaccttatTTTCTGGTAAAAAAACCTCAATAGTGTCAATTGGTCTGTATCTCTATATTGCTAAAATTCTTACAAAAAGATAGGGTTATCTATGTATTGGCCTCTCGTAAATGTTATATATAGAACAGGTGTATGTGGCATACTCTTTTCTGGTGTTATTGTGTTGACTTGCTTCAACTCGATGGTTGAAATGAGTCTATGTTACCCGGTTTCAGGTTACTCTGTGCACTTGAAGGAAAGTATTTGATCGAGGAAGCTACTCATGACTTGGTAGCGGGCACTGATACCGTCAAGGACCAAGATGAGCTCCAGTGCCTCAGCTTCCCTTGCTCCATTCCTGATGTAATGGGAAGAGGATTCATCGAGGTACAATTATCTACCACTGCTCTTGTGAAACTTGttgtcttaattttttttaccagTGAGCTATATTGTAGACTGCAATAATTCCAATTATCTACTAGCGTTTCTGTGAATCATTTTATCTTACTTTCTTCCACCAATGAGTTTTCTTTTATAAAGTGTAATAGTGGGTGCATAGATATATCTTACATGTTTTTGGTGGGAGTGGGGAAAGGGAGTGTTCAATAAATGTTGGTCCCATGTTGAAACTTTCCAGTAAAAAATCAACCGAGTCTGCGGAAGTGTGACCATTCTGTATTTAGCCTTTCCTCTCTCGTCTTTTCTTGACCATGGATTTTCTGGTCATCTAAAATGTGCAATGATGGGTCCAGCACGTATGAC encodes:
- the LOC122670467 gene encoding squamosa promoter-binding-like protein 1, whose product is MEAKIGAEGRHFYHPASSNFVLKDKDLMGVGKTGFEWDLNDWKWDGDLFIASPLNSAPSDCNSRQLFPVSSGIPEAGGLSNSSSSCSDDTNPESERGKRELEKRRRVIMVGDEEEGSLTLKLGGHGYPITEGEVANYEGNNGKKTKFLGASSNRAICQVENCGADLSNAKDYHRRHKVCEIHSKASGALVGNVMQRFCQQCSRFHVLQEFDEGKRSCRRRLAGHNRRRRKTHPDAVVNESALNDDKASSYLLMSLLRILSNMHSNSSDQAKDQDLLSHLLRNLAGTLDGRNTSGVSQDMVKVGTSAGTSSEIAPSLLMNGQEATAHLSSPTKINRSTFAQGSQNGHIDQYGDRAISEVPQKRTITGDHGGTLQTVPPPKPRTLFPIGDSLPAKAEVPQSTNGRIKLNNIDLNNVYNESQDCIEDLDRSQVAGLNCPSWMQQDSHQSSPPQTSGNSDTVSAHSPSSSSGDAQSRTDRIVFKLFGKDPSDFPLVLRAQILDWLSHSPTDIESYIRPGCIILTIYLRMAESTWEEICCDLSSTLSRLLDASDDTFWRTGWVYVRVKHQIAFIYNGQVVLDTLLPLSSHNCCRITSIMPIAVSVSEKTQFIVKGSNLSRPTMRLLCALEGKYLIEEATHDLVAGTDTVKDQDELQCLSFPCSIPDVMGRGFIEVEDHGLSGAFFPFIVAEQDVCSEIRTLEGVIEVAETDNDVEGTIEMESNNQAAVDFIHEMGWLLHRSHVRSRLGQKDPNLAVFPFKRFRWIMEFSIDHSWCAVVKKLLDILFDGTVDAGEHPSVELALSEMGLLHRAVRKNCRPVVELLLRYIPGKVLDTAGSGQMQRVDRGSDNFLYRPDVAGPAGLTPLHVAASKDGCENVLDALTDDPISVGIEAWKSARDNTGFTPEDYARLRGHYSYILLVHRKVNKKSEARHVILDMPGVPSESNTNKKHMNGLKLGKVVGFDIDKTELGVMQRYCKLCDQQLVYGNSRRLLAYRPAMLSMVAIAAVCVCVALLFKSQPEVLCVLPPFRWESLEYGPM